A genomic segment from Torulaspora globosa chromosome 3, complete sequence encodes:
- the MTQ2 gene encoding S-adenosylmethionine-dependent methyltransferase (ancestral locus Anc_8.312), whose amino-acid sequence MLPTPYVKCDYETVYEPSEDSFLLLDCLEHEQEYLASRFRDGLSVVCELGPGSGIVTTFMMQNGIPARGSSMYFAVDISPWALEATDDTVRRNKCHGTYLDAVQCDLASCLKPREVDLLVFNPPYVPAEHVPEIPNAADDHSTWLDLALLGGENGMVITEKLLLQLETVLSKKGVAYILFCARNRPEEVANRMKATYSWDVELIIHRKAGWEVLSVYRFSRKTANHS is encoded by the coding sequence ATGCTACCGACGCCCTACGTGAAATGCGATTATGAGACGGTTTATGAGCCCTCTGAAGATAGCTTTCTGCTGCTAGACTGCCTGGAGCATGAGCAAGAGTACTTAGCGTCGAGATTCCGAGATGGGCTGTCGGTTGTATGTGAACTGGGACCCGGATCTGGCATAGTTACTACGTTTATGATGCAAAATGGCATACCGGCAAGAGGTAGCTCAATGTACTTCGCTGTCGATATCAGTCCTTGGGCTCTTGAAGCTACAGACGACACGGTAAGGCGTAACAAATGCCACGGAACGTATCTGGATGCTGTCCAATGTGACCTGGCGTCCTGTTTGAAGCCGAGAGAAGTAGACCTGCTAGTGTTCAATCCTCCCTACGTTCCGGCTGAGCATGTGCCAGAGATTCCGAACGCTGCAGATGACCACTCGACATGGCTTGATCTGGCTCTGCTGGGTGGTGAAAATGGCATGGTGATTACCGaaaagctgcttctgcagcttgaGACAGTCCTGTCCAAGAAGGGCGTGGCATATATCTTGTTCTGCGCCAGAAATCGTCCAGAGGAAGTCGCAAACAGGATGAAAGCGACATACAGTTGGGATGTGGAGCTCATTATCCATAGGAAAGCAGGATGGGAGGTCCTTAGCGTCTACAGATTCAGTAGAAAGACCGCCAATCATTCTTAA
- the MSL5 gene encoding mRNA splicing protein MSL5 (ancestral locus Anc_8.309), with protein sequence MVETSESRMSDQNTTRGRQLNYANESLWEKRREERGFEGYNPLPVKINGSLTLEQMTAYQTMFRIQEITATLRSNNFEPPSRRNRSPSPPPAYDARGKRINTREQRYKRKLEEERHRLVEIALKMIPHFVAPEGYKRPVKFQDKYYIPTEAYPEINFVGLLLGPRGNTLKKLQEESGCKIAIRGRGSVKEGKNANDLPRGAMNFSDPLHCLIIADSEDKIQRGIKGCESIICKAVTSPEGQNDLKRGQLRELAELNGTLREDNRPCPICGLQGHKRYECPNKETFAQKITCRRCGQHGHATIDCIMTVQPQPVQESRYGGYPGNPRYAAAWQEQGLRNDYQQQVGVSSYRSRQARGTHEPETAYSAPHTTQKSYDYPMEKVDSVLSPPGLNTTESAGVDWGIPGMSSSSLPAASSDKSDIGRMPPGMDASPSGGLPGLESLPTVPGLSGPPGLPGFGGNEAGSRLNNGIEGPPGL encoded by the coding sequence ATGGTAGAGACCTCAGAAAGCCGGATGTCTGATCAGAATACGACCCGTGGTCGACAGCTGAATTACGCGAATGAAAGTCTCTGGGAAAAGCGGCGGGAAGAAAGAGGCTTTGAGGGTTACAACCCGCTTCCGGTTAAGATTAATGGATCGCTTACTCTAGAGCAAATGACCGCATACCAGACAATGTTTCGAATTCAGGAAATAACTGCCACACTGCGTTCCAATAATTTTGAACCTCCAAGTAGGAGAAATAGATCGCCTTCGCCACCGCCAGCTTACGATGCTAGAGGCAAGAGGATTAACACCCGTGAACAACGTTACAAGAGGAAGTTAGAGGAGGAGAGACACAGGTTGGTCGAAATAGCACTTAAAATGATACCGCACTTTGTGGCTCCGGAAGGGTACAAGAGACCAGTCAAATTTCAGGACAAGTATTACATACCGACTGAGGCGTACCCTGAAATAAACTTTGTAGGCTTGCTGTTGGGGCCTCGTGGCAACACCctcaagaaactgcaaGAGGAATCGGGTTGCAAGATCGCCATCAGAGGTCGCGGATCTGTGAAGGAGGGAAAAAACGCGAACGATCTCCCAAGAGGCGCAATGAACTTCTCTGACCCGTTGCACTGTCTCATTATAGCAGACTCCGAGGATAAAATTCAAAGAGGCATCAAAGGGTGTGAAAGCATCATTTGCAAAGCTGTTACATCGCCTGAGGGACAGAACGACTTAAAGAGGGGACAATTGAGAGAACTCGCGGAGTTGAATGGTACTTTAAGAGAAGATAACAGGCCCTGCCCCATCTGTGGACTACAGGGACACAAGAGATATGAATGTCCTAACAAAGAAACCTTTGCACAGAAAATTACTTGCAGAAGATGTGGACAGCATGGCCATGCCACGATAGATTGCATAATGACGGTACAGCCTCAGCCGGTTCAGGAGTCAAGATATGGCGGATACCCTGGCAATCCGAGATATGCTGCGGCCTGGCAAGAGCAGGGTCTTCGAAACGACTACCAGCAGCAGGTTGGCGTCAGCAGTTACCGATCGCGTCAAGCTCGTGGAACTCACGAGCCGGAGACGGCGTACAGTGCTCCTCATACCACACAGAAGTCTTACGATTATCCAATGGAGAAAGTGGATTCCGTTTTGAGCCCACCGGGACTGAACACAACTGAATCAGCAGGGGTTGATTGGGGAATTCCAGGCATGTCGTCGTCCTCGCTGCCTGCGGCTTCATCTGACAAGTCTGACATTGGGCGGATGCCACCTGGGATGGACGCCTCGCCTTCCGGCGGACTTCCTGGGCTAGAATCGCTACCGACCGTTCCGGGATTGAGTGGTCCTCCTGGACTTCCAGGCTTTGGGGGAAATGAAGCTGGATCTCGGCTTAACAATGGCATAGAAGGACCCCCAGGGTTGTGA
- the DOP1 gene encoding Dop1p (ancestral locus Anc_8.313) produces the protein MSLPLKPLTIDSSSKQLDSKQKKFHASVVRALEHFDSVTEWADYIASLGKLLKALQSWSPQFQNVKYFVPSPYQVSRRLASSLSPNLPAGVHQKTLEVYTFIFEKIGRETLAAECNIWIPGILPLMSYASMSVKSHLIDLYDNYLLQLPSSTLKLLVRPLLASLLPGIDDESSEFQPLTIRLLETLQENLAENSLFWQTCFLVMITSQERRLGGLVWLTKKFPSMNSVPHLVSQKSQQMGSGQEDERRQDAKALRNDALSLLLPEAKDLLSPDPGLLIRCLACCLDNENDLLIKRGIWDLMVQRLHLDSPVLSTLVTQADKQLLLMSCCKTTLAKDMSLNRRLWNWLVGPTAAALANNANSIELELKKTEQGGKNSCEYFLENGLQSLTLGLKEMLKEEQSVMNVFSICLAVMDRWEVGSLVIPEMFIPLLTTAQKYQMNERILKIANSFFDAVETNIIWGRIFQYIRESGDLGFPRFVLNTFNITSDEEIIVRHLPLILLAMLCVEYRDDHASNIERLVLCQQLANRIPERAFLPLETSRSSMDEQNSENIIDQIAEFYSRASDPMVSQETERANEIVPPFPTHRLTLLIIDHSYKLLLRNLEKQDNVDEAASVYVTIFKKIPSGQKNINPVEQIEEADKQMVDLMFTLCKKNAHHNSISGIIKAFSSYLCLKIPLEESCRLLHSIVGSLWSLLVEPKTQLKALRSLELLESSSCYSYLEGALSQAFMEEQDISRSLVVLELLWNHLDPSSKIISRPLELMTDELFTEENPNYLSVSKWVLSVVNSGTSNRLFYMLTDKLLQAEFLNRDMLEELDDLDMFTYRLRSLTSVLKTNNGIVIRNFATELTSISSLAIWANADISTYKSLVLTIILRFLEIKNNNDAKSIRSALILLECILDGTERNFKDIVIVLLQMSLKYIAQGGLECELIAVSLLNIVTKALKLSHENGIKLDIFDDNSTHLKYVDYLVTSIATMEGPLILASYFGLLSESVTYFQTAMFRMILPLSASIVQCVDRLFKKEVEQGGFYQSIALLLTGLEELLEVSHSYLATKEKEGYSASSGSKGDFLQSVVSNVFSSDTSANEVEIQGERDVVLQSFKQVINCCCDIWFWAHELAVTGEEDTSDQMNHHSFKFKFIAKKTLEKLFSLEPLQVMETLLLVPDEQILTLIHVLDGNRPALTLPYLFLSVVHRKNKNSYVRFSISGTTGSTSVNKGLRLESSANSQLDTESLMRFVIRYTRSLENAAIEDFYNDFLQFIREISTNCVLYEAISKSVLLFMTVVSDKLRKSKFGEDKKVRRELSDIFIKFLPNALTESPFDYTDPKQSFDDLSFLVSHLQHVVNDEVGGDKFNNAISVVVSQCVAPYFKAKSIAVPEHVLNLMVAIAKVGSRVKNWKTLINDFYFDNRKLPLLSTNKLWDRIIYQWSRYPDNKTKVLSEMLATIDSKMAGIAPALMPFNTRSDSEIESKCQNLVRIAHLLMISPSDSYLISFQTLISSTCQYLLSSDSTLKEKAWILLRVLLLKFNSQHFLEYWSLITYCLQTNLQEFCETLQIQAEIHSGAVFQACKTLDLLLALNCEGFSSTNEWLFIIDTINCIYKSYPYVALVDKVYESRGFESSSLDDVELVDRSELTIPMLKGVHSIHSYIQLRYFLQNLSYTHYEYIYGLQTLDLTGCDDDLSIDIFT, from the coding sequence TCTCCTCAGTTCCAGAATGTCAAGTATTTTGTGCCGTCTCCGTACCAGGTCAGTAGACGGCTGGCGTCTTCGTTGTCGCCCAATCTACCAGCTGGGGTTCACCAGAAGACTTTGGAAGTATATactttcatctttgagaagatcggACGGGAGACTTTGGCGGCGGAATGCAACATATGGATTCCAGGCATTTTGCCGTTGATGTCATATGCGTCGATGTCGGTAAAATCGCATCTAATCGACCTGTATGATAACTATCTCCTTCAGTTGCCCTCTTCCACATTGAAACTGCTGGTTAGGCCGCTATTGGCGAGCCTTTTGCCTGGGATTGATGACGAGAGCAGTGAATTTCAGCCCCTTACGATAAGACTGTTGGAAACACTACAAGAGAATTTGGCAGAAAACTCTCTGTTTTGGCAAACTTGCTTTCTCGTCATGATTACCAGCCAAGAGCGACGGTTAGGCGGGTTGGTGTGGTTAACCAAAAAATTCCCTTCTATGAACTCTGTTCCGCATTTGGTCTCTCAGAAGTCCCAACAGATGGGCTCGGGACAAGAGGATGAAAGGCGTCAGGACGCTAAGGCTCTGCGGAACGACGcgctttctttgctgctgcCTGAAGCGAAGGATCTTCTTTCACCGGACCCTGGGCTGCTTATCAGATGCCTTGCCTGTTGTTTGGATAACGAAAATGACTTGTTAATAAAAAGAGGGATATGGGATTTAATGGTTCAAAGATTACACCTCGATTCACCGGTGCTGAGCACCCTCGTGACCCAGGCGGATAAGCAGTTACTgttgatgagctgctgcaaGACTACTCTAGCAAAGGACATGTCTTTGAATAGACGACTTTGGAACTGGCTGGTGGGCCCAACCGCCGCAGCTTTAGCAAACAACGCCAATAGCATTGAGttggagctgaagaagacagAACAGGGGGGTAAGAATAGCTGTGAGTACTTTCTCGAAAATGGTTTGCAATCATTGACATTGGGTCTCAAGGAGatgctcaaagaagagcAGTCTGTGATGAACGTGTTTAGCATATGTCTAGCAGTGATGGACAGATGGGAAGTAGGATCGTTGGTGATTCCTGAAATGTTCATCCCATTATTGACCACTGCTCAAAAATATCAGATGAACGAGCGTATCCTCAAAATAGcaaattctttctttgacGCTGTCGAAACCAATATTATATGGGGCAGAATCTTCCAATATATCAGAGAGAGCGGGGATCTAGGGTTTCCTCGATTCGTCCTGAACACTTTCAACATTACttcagatgaagaaatcatcgTACGACACCTACCACTTATATTATTGGCCATGCTTTGCGTCGAGTATCGTGATGATCATGCCAGCAACATAGAACGTTTAGTTTTGTGCCAGCAATTAGCAAATAGAATTCCAGAGCGTGCATTTTTACCCTTGGAAACTTCTAGATCAAGCATGGATGAACAGAATAGCGAGAATATCATAGATCAGATAGCTGAATTCTATTCCCGCGCGTCCGACCCGATGGTTTCCCAAGAGACGGAACGCGCGAATGAAATCGTGCCGCCATTTCCTACTCATCGATTGACCTTGCTCATAATTGACCATTCATACAAGCTATTACTAAGAAACTTGGAAAAGCAAGACAATGTAGATGAAGCTGCATCGGTATATGTGACAATATTCAAGAAAATCCCTAGTGGGCAGAAAAATATTAACCCCGTTGAAcagattgaagaagccgaTAAGCAAATGGTTGATCTTATGTTTACTCTTTGCAAAAAAAACGCACATCACAATTCCATCTCCGGAATCATCAAGGCCTTCAGCAGTTATTTATGTTTGAAAATACCTCTGGAGGAGTCATGTCGATTATTGCACTCAATAGTCGGCTCTTTGTGGAGCCTTCTGGTGGAGCCAAAAACGCAATTGAAGGCACTTAGATCATTAGAGTTACTGGAAAGCAGTTCATGTTACTCTTACCTTGAGGGAGCACTCTCACAGGCATTCATGGAAGAACAGGACATTTCGAGATCCCTTGTTGTCCTTGAGTTGCTCTGGAACCACCTAGATCCTAGTTCTAAAATAATAAGCAGGCCTTTGGAGCTAATGACAGATGAGCTCTTCACTGAAGAAAACCCAAACTATCTCAGCGTTTCTAAATGGGTTCTTTCAGTCGTGAATTCTGGAACATCCAACAGATTATTTTACATGCTTACTGACAAACTATTGCAGGCGGAGTTTCTAAACAGAGATatgctcgaagaactggaTGATCTCGACATGTTCACATATAGACTGCGATCGCTCACCAGTGTCTTGAAGACTAACAATGGAATTGTGATTCGCAATTTCGCAACAGAGCTGACCTCCATTTCATCACTAGCAATCTGGGCCAACGCTGATATATCGACGTACAAAAGCCTTGTTCTCACTATTATTCTGCGGTTTCTCGAAATAAAGAATAATAACGATGCCAAAAGTATCCGAAGTGCTTTGATTTTATTAGAATGCATACTAGATGGCACAGAGcgaaatttcaaagatatcgTTATTGTTTTGCTGCAAATGTCCTTGAAGTACATTGCACAAGGAGGACTCGAGTGTGAACTCATCGCTGTCTCTCTACTTAATATAGTAACGAAGGCTTTGAAGTTGTCCCACGAAAATGGTATTAAGCTGGACATTTTCGATGACAATAGCACACATCTCAAATATGTGGATTACCTTGTTACCAGTATCGCAACCATGGAAGGACCGCTGATATTAGCATCTTACTTTGGGCTTCTGTCCGAGAGTGTGACATATTTTCAAACCGCCATGTTTCGAATGATACTACCGCTCAGCGCATCAATTGTACAGTGCGTCGATCGACTATTCAAAAAAGAAGTAGAACAAGGCGGTTTCTACCAATCGATAGCTCTTCTGCTGACTGGTCTCGAAGAGCTACTGGAGGTATCCCACAGCTATCTCGCCAcaaaggagaaagaggGATATTCTGCCTCGTCTGGTTCGAAAGGTGATTTCCTTCAATCCGTTGTATCCAATGTGTTTTCATCCGATACTTCTGCAAATGAGGTAGAAATAcaaggagaaagagatgtggttcttcaatcttttaAGCAGGTCATAAATTGCTGCTGTGACATATGGTTCTGGGCTCATGAGCTTGCCGTtactggagaagaagatactAGCGATCAAATGAACCACCATTCATTCAAGTTCAAATTTATCGCAAAGAAAACACTGGAAAAGCTATTCAGTCTTGAGCCTCTACAGGTTATGGAAACCTTGTTACTGGTTCCTGATGAACAGATCTTGACGCTGATACATGTTCTGGACGGTAATAGACCTGCTTTAACATTACCATATCTTTTCCTTAGCGTTGTCCACAGAAAAAATAAAAACTCATACGTTAGATTCTCAATAAGTGGAACAACTGGCAGCACGTCTGTCAACAAAGGTCTACGCTTAGAATCATCAGCGAATTCCCAACTTGACACTGAAAGCCTGATGAGATTTGTGATTCGTTACACGCGCTCCCTTGAAAATGCAGCTATTGAAGACTTTTACAATGACTTTCTGCAGTTTATCAGAGAAATATCTACAAATTGCGTCCTTTATGAAGCCATATCGAAATCTGTTCTTTTATTCATGACTGTTGTGTCTGATAAGCTGCGGAAATCCAAGTTTGGGGAAGATAAAAAGGTGCGGAGAGAGCTTTCCGATATTTTTATCAAATTCTTACCCAATGCCCTGACCGAAAGTCCTTTTGATTATACAGACCCAAAGCAATCATTCGATGATCTTTCATTTCTCGTCTCTCATTTGCAACACGTTGTCAACGACGAAGTTGGAGGTGACAAATTCAACAATGCTATTTCAGTAGTTGTGTCTCAATGTGTTGCCCCATACTTCAAGGCCAAAAGTATCGCGGTTCCGGAACATGTTTTGAACTTAATGGTGGCGATAGCGAAGGTTGGTAGTCGAGTGAAAAACTGGAAAACTTTGATCAATGACTTCTATTTCGACAATAGGAAATTGCCACTGCTCTCGACCAACAAGCTGTGGGATCGAATCATTTACCAATGGTCACGGTACCCAGACAATAAAACGAAGGTTTTGAGCGAGATGCTGGCGACAATTGATTCCAAGATGGCGGGCATAGCACCTGCTTTGATGCCATTTAATACTCGCAGCGACTCGGAGATTGAATCGAAATGCCAAAATCTGGTGAGGATCGCGCATCTattgatgatttcgccCTCGGATAGTTATCTAATCAGTTTTCAGACACTGATTTCATCCACATGCCAATATCTTCTGTCTAGCGATTCCACCTTAAAAGAGAAAGCTTGGATATTACTCAGAGTCTTGCTACTGAAGTTTAACAGCCAGCACTTCCTTGAGTATTGGTCCCTAATCACATACTGTCTACAAACAAATTTACAAGAATTCTGTGAGACTTTACAAATACAGGCCGAAATTCATTCAGGAGCTGTATTCCAAGCATGTAAGACTTTGGACCTTCTACTGGCCCTGAACTGCGAAGGTTTTAGCAGCACAAACGAATGGCTGTTTATCATTGATACTATAAACTGTATCTACAAGAGCTATCCTTATGTGGCTCTGGTCGATAAGGTTTACGAGTCTAGAGGGTTTGAATCTAGCAGTTTAGATGACGTTGAGCTGGTCGATCGATCTGAGTTGACTATACCTATGTTAAAAGGCGTGCATTCCATTCACAGTTACATACAACTGAGATATTTCCTCCAGAACCTAAGCTACACGCATTATGAGTACATTTATGGACTGCAAACGCTCGATTTGACTGGCTGCGATGACGACTTAAGCATAGATATTTTCACATAA
- the CLF1 gene encoding Clf1p (ancestral locus Anc_8.310) — protein MEDEAVEQISAEQILKEVYEKRKIVKPSTKVDILDLEELHEYQRRKRSEYETYLKRNRLDMGQWIRYAQFEIEQHDIRRARSVFERGLLVDGGYVPLWVRYIDAEVKLKFINHARNLLDRAVNLLPRVDKFWYKYLLMEESLGNFDIVRSLFTKWISLEPNANAWDSFVDFEMRQERWENAREVFARYVLVHPSAATWLKWVRFETTHGDVNSVRKVYELAVDTLLSFQIYERTDELIELVISFATWESSEREFERARSLYAISIQKWPQSQALKDSMLNFEKTFGSFTSAEENVIVKRRRRYEDRLRENPRDFDTWWLYLNIIEEHFRSELSNSLEKSVHANEPQTLSKNIGWKQYILLWMRLLLFSELEVCDIERTRMLYKRLIDNVIPHKHFTFSKIWLMYAEFEIRQGDVSKARKILGRSIGMCPKPKTFKRYIELEIKLKQFDRVRKLYEKYLEFDSSNVSTWISYAELEENLGDEQRCRAIYDLAISKSAELDLSQRSRQTLMQRAIAFETDEQEFTIARNLHERYVELDGDSPATWINYAHYESSVPSDEQLTSLQEAAEQGDEDVEFKPAAENYSRSRKVFERALKHFKQKGNHEGRIAILEAYKDFEDINGTVEEHEAVLKRMPQVTTRLTADGIEKKIYVFPEDENGKEKAPNVSKLLAFAKKWDEAQR, from the coding sequence ATGGAGGATGAGGCTGTGGAGCAGATTTCAGCAGAGCAGATTCTGAAGGAGGTTTAtgagaagagaaagattGTCAAGCCCAGTACCAAGGTCGATATCCTCGACTTGGAGGAACTGCACGAATACCAGCGGAGGAAAAGAAGCGAATATGAGACGTATTTGAAGCGTAATCGGTTGGACATGGGCCAGTGGATCCGGTATGCCCAGTTTGAAATAGAACAGCACGATATCCGACGCGCCAGGTCGGTATTCGAGAGAGGACTGCTCGTTGATGGTGGTTATGTCCCGCTCTGGGTCAGATATATCGATGCAGAGGTGAAGCTCAAGTTCATTAACCATGCGAGAAACCTGCTTGATAGGGCTGTTAACCTCCTTCCGCGCGTGGACAAGTTCTGGTACAAGTATCTATTGATGGAAGAGTCGCTGGGGAACTTCGACATAGTACGATCATTGTTCACAAAGTGGATATCGCTGGAACCCAACGCAAATGCCTGGGATAGCTTTGttgactttgaaatgcGGCAGGAGAGATGGGAAAATGCGAGGGAAGTGTTCGCACGATACGTCTTGGTTCATCCTTCGGCTGCTACGTGGTTAAAATGGGTGCGTTTCGAGACTACGCATGGTGATGTCAATTCTGTCAGGAAAGTTTATGAGTTGGCTGTGGATACCTTGCTTTCGTTCCAAATCTACGAACGAACGGATGAACTGATCGAACTCGTTATCTCTTTTGCGACCTGGGAATCGTCTGAGCGAGAGTTTGAACGTGCTAGATCACTATACGCAATCTCCATCCAAAAATGGCCACAAAGCCAGGCTCTTAAGGATAGTATGCTGAATTTCGAGAAAACGTTTGGCAGTTTTACGtctgcagaagaaaacgTCATTgtcaagagaaggagaCGTTATGAAGACCGTTTGCGGGAAAATCCAAGGGATTTCGATACATGGTGGTTGTACTTGAATATTATTGAGGAGCATTTCAGAAGTGAGTTGTCAAACAGCCTCGAGAAATCAGTCCATGCTAATGAGCCACAGACTTTGAGTAAAAATATAGGTTGGAAACAATATATCCTGCTATGGATGAGGTTACTGCTATTTTCTGAACTAGAAGTCTGCGATATAGAGCGCACAAGAATGCTTTATAAGAGGCTAATCGATAATGTGATTCCGCATAAGCATTTTACGTTCTCTAAAATATGGCTAATGTACGCCGAATTCGAAATCAGACAAGGGGATGTAAGCAAAGCTAGGAAAATATTGGGCAGGTCAATAGGCATGTGTCCCAAGCCTAAGACTTTCAAAAGATATATCGAGCTCGAAATAAAGCTGAAACAGTTCGACAGAGTACGAAAGCTTTACGAAAAATATTTGGAGTTTGACTCATCCAATGTGAGTACTTGGATCAGCTACGCAGAATTAGAGGAGAACTTGGGAGATGAACAAAGATGCAGAGCTATTTATGATCTGGCAATCAGCAAAAGCGCTGAATTAGATCTTTCCCAAAGATCAAGGCAGACTTTAATGCAGCGAGCGATTGCATTTGAAACGGACGAACAAGAATTTACAATAGCCCGTAACCTCCATGAACGTTATGTCGAGCTTGATGGAGACTCACCAGCGACCTGGATTAATTATGCACATTACGAAAGTTCAGTCCCATCTGATGAGCAACTTActtctcttcaagaggCCGCAGAACagggagatgaagatgtcgAGTTCAAGCCTGCCGCTGAGAATTATTCACGTTCAAGAAAAGTATTTGAAAGAGCTCTTAAGCACTTCAAACAAAAGGGCAACCACGAAGGTAGAATCGCAATTTTGGAAGCCTACAAAgacttcgaagacattAACGGAACGGTGGAAGAACACGAAGCGGTGTTGAAGCGAATGCCACAGGTTACGACAAGACTAACCGCTGATGGCATCGAGAAAAAGATCTACGtttttccagaagatgaaaatggTAAGGAGAAGGCTCCAAATGTCTCCAAACTTCTCGCGTTTGCAAAGAAGTGGGATGAGGCACAACGGTGA
- the RUB1 gene encoding NEDD8 family protein RUB1 (ancestral locus Anc_8.311): MIIKVKTLTGKEIAVELKSEDPVYHIKELLEEKEGIPPSQQRLIFQGKQIDDQQTIGAAKLLDGMVLHLVLTLRGGH; this comes from the exons ATGATCATCAAGGTAAAGACCCTGACCGGTAAAGAGATCGCTGTTGAGCTGAAAAGTGAAGATCCAGTTTACCATATAAAGGAGCTCTtagaagagaaggaaggTATTCCGCCATCGCAGCAGAGACTGATCTTCCAGGGCAAGCAAAT AGACGACCAGCAAACGATCGGAGCGGCCAAGCTGCTCGACGGCATGGTTCTGCACCTGGTTCTGACGTTACGAGGTGGCCATTGA